From the Rhinatrema bivittatum chromosome 3, aRhiBiv1.1, whole genome shotgun sequence genome, one window contains:
- the SMIM8 gene encoding small integral membrane protein 8: MSSSSEQPDIKSEAPKEKEHRVPGLRGVRTSSLFRAVNPELFIRPNKSVMAFGLISLTLCVAYIGYLHAAEENKKDLYEAIDSEGTRYMKRKSSRWD; the protein is encoded by the exons ATGTCCTCGTCATCCGAGCAACCGGATATTAAAAGTGAAGCTCCCAAAGAGAAAGAGCACAGAGTTCCTGGGCTGAGGGGTGTGCGCACGAGCAGCCTTTTCCGAGCTGTAAACCCGGAGCTCTTCATTAGACCT AACAAATCTGTGATGGCTTTTGGGCTGATCTCACTCACCCTCTGTGTGGCTTACATTGGCTATCTGCATGCAGCTGAAGAGAATAAGAAGGATCTCTATGAAGCCATTGATAGCGAAGGGACTAGATACATGAAAAGAAAATCTTCCAGATGGGACTGA